In a genomic window of Methylobacter sp. YRD-M1:
- the pilQ gene encoding type IV pilus secretin family protein: protein MNNKHSDIMLNKMGRSLWARIGLSLFLLIFQIATAQAGGVSVQGIDIATLPGDKLQIQLEMNGAAVEPKVFHTDNPARIALDFPGVKNALDKKEYPINQGAARNIYVAEGADRVRIVLNLVESVPFDTKVIGNKVQLTLTSAKAVMPVRSAPVVQKPATTLVSSLMPEQVIRGLDFKRGERGEGRILVSLANPNTIVNSKEEGGKVVISFLNTQLPGNLEKKLDVSDFATPVRSIDAVSSNKDSAITVSLQNSLYDYSLFQSEGLLTVEFRPITAEEKEAVDKKRAKYTGDRLSLNFQEIDVRSVIAVLAEFTGQNVVAGDDVTGTVTLKLDDVPWDEALDFIMMTKDLEKYETGNVTLIAPQGKIKKYKEEQQKTETVVEQLEPLVTEYLKINYAKAEDFRNLLYGQDASAVGSCSRITKRDIDSSGNNQNQNQNQNQGQNQFQNPFQGQGQNQGQNQGFGDLGNNSGSNNDRLVLLSARGSAVVDSRTNTLIVRETAKRLEEVKKLIRKLDIPVRQVMIESRIVIASNTFAKELGVRFGVAKQAEVGSGKVFAVGGRGTRGNGNAQVDESGNIGTLNDALVDLATTSNPYGALGMTLARGADYVLNLELSALQDQGRGELISNPRVMTSDRCLAVIQQGAKIPYLSSSANTGTNTVFVDAVLQLGVLPQITPNGSVIMGLYITKNTLGDAVTELGDRMIDQRELRTSVQVNDGETVVLGGVFEEEMNNDTNKVPFFADLPGIGFLFKRTFNQDDKRELLIFVTPKIIKDALSSY, encoded by the coding sequence ATGAATAATAAACATAGCGACATTATGTTGAATAAAATGGGACGTTCTCTATGGGCGCGCATCGGCTTAAGCTTATTTTTACTTATATTCCAAATTGCAACCGCGCAAGCCGGCGGCGTATCTGTTCAGGGTATAGATATCGCGACTTTGCCCGGCGATAAACTGCAGATACAACTGGAAATGAACGGTGCAGCTGTTGAACCTAAAGTCTTCCATACGGATAATCCTGCCAGGATTGCCCTGGATTTTCCTGGAGTAAAAAATGCGTTGGATAAAAAGGAATATCCGATAAACCAAGGGGCCGCACGTAACATTTACGTGGCGGAAGGGGCCGATAGAGTGCGTATCGTACTCAATCTGGTTGAATCCGTGCCTTTTGATACCAAAGTGATCGGCAATAAAGTGCAGCTCACTTTAACCAGCGCAAAAGCAGTAATGCCTGTACGTTCTGCTCCGGTTGTTCAAAAACCTGCAACAACTTTAGTATCCAGTTTAATGCCTGAGCAGGTTATCAGAGGGCTGGATTTCAAGCGTGGAGAAAGGGGGGAAGGGCGCATACTGGTGTCTTTGGCAAACCCCAATACTATCGTAAACAGTAAGGAAGAAGGCGGAAAAGTTGTTATTAGTTTCCTGAACACGCAATTGCCGGGTAATCTGGAGAAAAAACTCGATGTATCCGATTTTGCAACACCGGTGAGATCTATCGATGCCGTTTCATCAAACAAAGACTCCGCCATTACAGTGTCGCTACAAAATAGTCTTTATGACTATTCACTTTTTCAGTCAGAAGGATTATTGACTGTTGAGTTCAGACCAATAACTGCCGAAGAAAAAGAAGCGGTTGACAAAAAGAGAGCGAAATACACCGGCGACAGGTTGTCTCTGAATTTTCAGGAGATCGATGTTCGCAGCGTTATTGCAGTCTTGGCTGAATTTACCGGACAGAATGTGGTTGCAGGCGATGATGTCACTGGAACCGTTACCTTGAAATTGGATGATGTGCCCTGGGATGAAGCTCTGGACTTTATCATGATGACCAAGGATCTGGAAAAGTATGAGACAGGCAATGTCACACTGATTGCGCCACAAGGCAAAATTAAGAAATATAAGGAAGAACAGCAAAAAACAGAGACTGTCGTTGAACAGTTAGAGCCTTTGGTAACTGAGTACCTCAAAATTAATTATGCTAAAGCAGAGGACTTTAGAAACTTATTGTATGGGCAAGATGCCAGTGCTGTAGGTAGTTGTTCCCGTATCACTAAAAGAGATATTGATTCATCTGGCAACAACCAAAACCAAAACCAAAACCAAAATCAAGGTCAAAATCAATTCCAAAACCCATTCCAGGGTCAAGGGCAAAACCAAGGCCAAAACCAGGGCTTCGGAGATCTGGGAAATAATTCAGGCTCTAATAATGATCGGTTAGTATTGCTCTCTGCCCGAGGATCGGCAGTTGTCGATTCAAGAACCAATACCTTGATTGTGCGCGAAACAGCAAAACGGCTGGAAGAAGTAAAAAAATTGATACGCAAACTGGATATTCCGGTGCGTCAGGTTATGATTGAATCAAGGATAGTCATCGCATCCAATACATTTGCAAAAGAACTGGGAGTGAGGTTTGGTGTTGCAAAACAAGCCGAAGTCGGCTCCGGCAAGGTATTCGCTGTCGGTGGACGGGGAACCCGAGGCAACGGCAATGCTCAGGTTGATGAGAGCGGCAACATTGGTACGCTAAATGATGCGCTGGTTGATCTGGCCACAACATCTAATCCGTATGGCGCCTTAGGCATGACCTTAGCAAGAGGTGCGGATTATGTGTTAAATCTCGAATTGTCAGCGCTACAGGATCAAGGACGCGGCGAACTCATTTCCAATCCAAGAGTCATGACTTCCGACCGCTGTCTGGCAGTGATTCAGCAAGGTGCCAAAATTCCTTACTTGTCTTCAAGCGCTAATACCGGAACAAATACCGTATTCGTCGATGCTGTATTGCAGTTGGGCGTATTGCCCCAGATAACGCCTAACGGTAGTGTGATCATGGGTTTATATATCACTAAAAACACGCTGGGCGACGCAGTGACAGAACTTGGCGACCGTATGATTGACCAACGGGAGCTTAGAACCAGCGTGCAAGTGAACGATGGCGAAACGGTTGTGCTTGGCGGCGTCTTTGAAGAAGAGATGAATAACGATACTAACAAAGTGCCGTTTTTTGCGGACCTGCCTGGCATAGGCTTCCTGTTTAAGCGTACATTCAATCAGGATGATAAAAGAGAATTGCTGATTTTTGTAACACCAAAAATTATCAAAGACGCATTATCATCTTATTGA
- a CDS encoding type 4a pilus biogenesis protein PilO, with product MNLSDINWDFNAAGTWPLPVKAVIVLLICSVVAGGGVYYDTVDQLAELENIEQQEKDLRLTYETKQKKAVNLQDYRDQLAQIEVSLHEMLRQMPTKEEVASLLIDISQTGLASGLEFRLFKPAAAVSKDFYSELPINIEVIGKYEELGLFVSGVAALPRIVTVHDVNIVPIDKSKSKDKDKDKDKYEAGDMLMNATIKTYNENVNKEVSGAKKKRGKK from the coding sequence ATGAATCTGTCAGACATTAATTGGGATTTTAACGCGGCCGGAACATGGCCATTACCCGTCAAGGCAGTAATCGTCTTATTGATATGTTCTGTAGTGGCCGGCGGAGGTGTTTACTACGACACCGTTGACCAGTTAGCGGAGCTTGAAAATATTGAGCAGCAGGAGAAGGACTTAAGGCTCACGTATGAAACGAAACAAAAAAAGGCAGTAAATCTCCAGGATTATCGGGATCAGTTAGCGCAGATTGAAGTTTCATTACATGAAATGCTCAGGCAGATGCCTACCAAGGAAGAAGTTGCAAGCCTGCTTATTGATATTTCACAGACAGGGTTGGCGAGCGGTCTGGAATTCAGATTGTTTAAGCCGGCCGCTGCCGTGAGCAAAGATTTTTACTCGGAGTTGCCGATTAATATTGAGGTAATAGGGAAATACGAGGAATTAGGCTTGTTTGTAAGTGGGGTGGCTGCTTTGCCCAGAATTGTGACCGTGCATGATGTCAATATTGTTCCTATCGATAAAAGCAAAAGCAAAGATAAGGACAAAGACAAAGACAAGTATGAAGCGGGGGACATGTTGATGAATGCGACGATAAAGACCTATAACGAAAACGTTAATAAAGAGGTCTCAGGCGCCAAGAAGAAAAGGGGGAAAAAATAA
- a CDS encoding pilus assembly protein PilM: MSWFNQKQNAVLGIDVSTAAVKLLELSKVGARYRVENYAVASLPQDAIIDKNIANIDVIADAIKVALKQSGSKLKQAAVAVAGSAVMTKIITMPASLSSDEMEEQIMVEADQYIPYSLDEVNLDFEVQGENENNPDMVDVLLAASRKENVDDRVEALAKAGLKARVVDVEAFAMENAFTLLADQLPDSLEGRTIAIADIGATMATLNVLHDCRTVYTREQGFGGRQLTEEIQRRYGLSYEEAGLAKKHGGLPDNYTTDVLEPFKRAMVQQIARSLQFFVSSSANRGIDSIILAGGCASIPGVEKLVEQSLGVPTYIANPFINMALSNRVKPQALSNDAPAMMIACGLALRSFD; this comes from the coding sequence ATGAGCTGGTTTAATCAAAAACAGAACGCTGTTCTTGGTATTGATGTAAGTACAGCTGCCGTAAAGTTACTGGAATTGAGCAAAGTCGGCGCTCGTTACCGGGTCGAAAATTATGCGGTAGCGTCTTTGCCGCAAGATGCCATCATCGATAAAAATATCGCCAATATCGATGTCATCGCTGACGCCATAAAAGTTGCACTAAAGCAGTCTGGGTCAAAGCTCAAGCAAGCGGCTGTAGCAGTTGCAGGTTCGGCTGTCATGACAAAGATTATAACCATGCCTGCTTCACTATCCAGCGATGAAATGGAAGAGCAGATCATGGTTGAGGCCGATCAATACATACCTTATTCCCTTGATGAAGTTAATCTTGACTTTGAAGTGCAAGGTGAAAATGAAAATAATCCGGACATGGTCGATGTGCTGCTTGCCGCCTCAAGAAAGGAAAATGTGGACGACCGGGTTGAGGCACTAGCGAAAGCCGGTTTGAAGGCCAGAGTGGTCGATGTAGAGGCATTCGCAATGGAAAACGCATTTACGTTGCTCGCCGACCAATTGCCGGATTCATTAGAGGGACGGACCATTGCCATCGCCGACATAGGGGCAACAATGGCCACCTTAAACGTTCTGCATGATTGCCGCACCGTCTATACAAGAGAGCAAGGATTTGGAGGGCGGCAGCTGACTGAAGAAATTCAGCGCAGATATGGTTTGTCTTATGAAGAAGCCGGCTTGGCAAAAAAACATGGCGGATTGCCGGACAATTACACTACTGATGTACTTGAGCCGTTTAAAAGGGCAATGGTGCAGCAAATTGCTCGATCACTACAGTTCTTTGTCTCGTCAAGTGCGAACAGAGGCATCGACAGCATCATTCTGGCTGGCGGTTGCGCTTCAATTCCCGGCGTGGAAAAGCTGGTTGAACAAAGCTTAGGCGTGCCTACCTACATTGCCAATCCTTTCATCAACATGGCTTTATCCAATCGAGTGAAACCACAGGCATTGAGTAATGATGCTCCGGCAATGATGATTGCCTGCGGGTTGGCATTAAGGAGCTTTGACTAA
- the aroK gene encoding shikimate kinase AroK codes for MTQSENIYLIGLMGAGKTTIGRQLAKALKLPFYDSDKAIEESTGVDISTIFEFEGEEGFRDREQKMIQQLTQKRGIVLATGGGAILREQNRKLLKENGFIVYLQCSVERIMERTRRDSQRPLLQTDNPRERIENLFAQREPLYLSCADYKIDTSVMQSKTVVNHILEKYRSVNRLHK; via the coding sequence ATGACGCAATCAGAAAATATCTATTTAATTGGTCTCATGGGTGCCGGAAAAACCACTATAGGCCGGCAGTTGGCGAAGGCGCTTAAATTGCCTTTTTATGACAGCGATAAAGCAATTGAAGAAAGCACTGGTGTAGACATCTCTACTATTTTCGAATTTGAAGGCGAGGAAGGGTTCAGGGATCGCGAGCAGAAAATGATTCAACAGCTAACGCAAAAGAGAGGCATTGTGTTGGCTACCGGCGGTGGTGCGATTTTGCGGGAGCAGAACCGCAAGCTATTGAAGGAAAATGGTTTTATTGTTTACTTACAATGCTCGGTGGAAAGAATTATGGAGCGAACACGCAGAGACTCTCAGCGGCCGTTATTGCAGACTGATAACCCTAGAGAGCGGATAGAAAACTTGTTTGCGCAACGTGAGCCTCTCTATTTGTCCTGTGCCGACTATAAAATTGACACCAGTGTGATGCAAAGCAAAACAGTTGTTAACCATATACTGGAAAAATACAGATCTGTTAATCGTTTACATAAATGA
- a CDS encoding PilN domain-containing protein has protein sequence MTKINLLPWREELRRQKKQDFINVIVLSVLLTIAVLGSVHFYIEGLKEYQERRNKMLQDEIALLDKKIQEIKDIEEKKSKLLAKIDVIQRLQESRPEIVHLFDEIARTTPEGVFLTKFSQAASDLAFDGKSQSNARVSAFMRAIDISPWLQMPKLDVIQSKDKTNSEQLSDFTMHAKQGKQKAEDGNGEVTNESVRH, from the coding sequence ATGACAAAGATCAATTTACTTCCTTGGCGCGAAGAACTGCGTAGGCAAAAAAAGCAGGATTTTATAAATGTGATCGTCCTGTCGGTTCTGCTCACAATTGCTGTTCTTGGATCGGTTCACTTCTATATCGAAGGGTTGAAAGAATATCAAGAGCGCAGAAATAAAATGCTGCAGGATGAAATAGCGTTGCTGGATAAAAAGATTCAGGAAATCAAGGATATTGAAGAGAAAAAAAGCAAATTGCTGGCAAAAATTGATGTGATTCAGCGATTGCAGGAAAGTCGTCCGGAGATTGTGCATTTATTCGATGAAATCGCTAGAACGACACCAGAAGGGGTCTTTCTTACCAAATTCAGCCAAGCCGCATCCGACCTGGCTTTTGACGGCAAGTCGCAATCAAACGCGAGAGTTTCCGCTTTCATGCGCGCGATAGATATATCTCCCTGGCTGCAAATGCCAAAGCTTGATGTGATTCAGTCGAAGGACAAAACAAATTCTGAACAGTTAAGTGATTTCACAATGCATGCGAAGCAGGGCAAGCAAAAGGCCGAAGACGGGAATGGGGAGGTGACCAATGAATCTGTCAGACATTAA
- a CDS encoding pilus assembly protein PilP: MGRKSLPLLISRRTGIQISCTVFLILLAGCGNDDFSDLNRYISEVKARPKGPIEPLPEIKVVEPFIFKPEGLRDPFRPLEQTEQADGADVGTGNGIKPDTSRRKEELEAFSLDSLRMVGTVVMKSGLWGLIKASDGTIHRVRVGNYIGKNYGKIIRISNDKIELTEIVPDKPGSWREQSASLALSE; the protein is encoded by the coding sequence ATGGGACGCAAAAGTTTGCCATTATTGATTAGCAGGCGGACGGGTATACAGATAAGCTGCACCGTTTTTCTCATTCTATTGGCAGGTTGCGGAAATGACGATTTTTCAGATTTGAATCGTTATATCTCCGAAGTGAAAGCCAGGCCTAAAGGTCCGATTGAGCCATTGCCCGAAATCAAAGTCGTTGAGCCATTCATCTTTAAGCCGGAGGGGTTGCGTGATCCATTCAGGCCGCTGGAACAGACTGAGCAGGCGGACGGGGCGGATGTTGGAACAGGTAACGGTATAAAGCCCGATACCTCTCGTCGTAAAGAAGAGTTGGAGGCGTTCTCTCTGGACAGTTTAAGAATGGTGGGCACTGTGGTTATGAAGTCAGGTTTGTGGGGGCTGATAAAAGCAAGTGACGGTACGATTCATCGCGTTCGGGTTGGGAATTATATTGGAAAAAATTATGGAAAAATTATACGGATATCCAACGATAAAATTGAACTGACGGAAATCGTTCCTGACAAGCCAGGATCATGGCGCGAACAATCCGCTTCATTAGCTTTGTCAGAGTGA